A genomic window from Microbacterium sp. H1-D42 includes:
- a CDS encoding iron chelate uptake ABC transporter family permease subunit, producing MTTTVRQPSAPLRTAVRVARRPAARTAVASVVLAALLVASALIAVGVGPASIAPSDVAATIWAHLTGGAPVLSPTEDAIVWQLRMPRVLTAALVGGGLALCGAVMQALTRNPLADPYLLGLSSGASTGAVIVLVLGVSIALPVAAFAGAMLALVFTFAIGRAGGRSSSTSLILAGLAVSAVLSALTSLVIFWSATNDSYREILGWLLGSLAGAQWSDVLLVAVVAAVCAVPLLGSARTLDGFALGDTAATALGIPVERMRLALFACCALLTGALVAVSGAIGFVGLILPHATRAIVGVRHRALLPTTFLVGALFLLWADTIARTAFDPRELPVGIVTALVGGPVFAVLLTRAHRTKLVRR from the coding sequence ATGACCACCACCGTGCGACAGCCGAGCGCGCCGCTCCGCACCGCCGTGCGGGTCGCGCGGCGCCCTGCCGCGCGCACCGCGGTCGCGTCGGTCGTGCTGGCCGCGCTGCTGGTCGCCTCCGCGCTCATCGCCGTCGGGGTGGGGCCGGCGAGCATCGCACCGTCCGATGTCGCCGCCACCATCTGGGCCCACCTCACCGGCGGTGCGCCGGTGCTCTCGCCGACCGAGGATGCCATCGTCTGGCAGCTGCGGATGCCGCGCGTTCTGACGGCCGCCCTCGTCGGCGGCGGCCTTGCCCTGTGCGGCGCCGTCATGCAGGCCCTCACCCGCAACCCGCTGGCCGATCCCTATCTGCTCGGCCTGTCATCCGGCGCCTCGACCGGAGCGGTCATCGTGCTGGTGCTCGGTGTCTCGATCGCCCTGCCCGTCGCGGCGTTCGCCGGCGCGATGCTGGCACTGGTGTTCACGTTCGCCATCGGCCGGGCAGGCGGGCGCAGTTCGTCAACCTCGCTGATCCTGGCCGGGCTCGCCGTCTCTGCAGTGCTCTCAGCACTGACCAGTCTGGTGATCTTCTGGAGCGCGACGAACGACAGCTACCGCGAGATCCTCGGCTGGCTGCTCGGCTCGCTCGCGGGTGCGCAGTGGTCGGACGTGCTGCTGGTCGCCGTGGTCGCGGCGGTGTGCGCCGTGCCGCTGCTCGGTTCGGCACGCACGCTGGACGGCTTCGCGCTGGGTGACACGGCCGCCACCGCACTGGGCATCCCCGTGGAGCGGATGCGTCTCGCGCTGTTCGCCTGCTGCGCACTGCTGACCGGCGCGCTGGTCGCGGTCAGCGGGGCGATCGGATTCGTGGGGCTGATCCTGCCGCACGCCACCCGCGCGATCGTAGGCGTACGGCATCGCGCGCTGCTGCCCACCACCTTCCTGGTCGGGGCGCTGTTCCTGCTCTGGGCCGACACGATCGCACGCACGGCCTTCGATCCGCGCGAGCTGCCCGTCGGCATCGTCACCGCTCTCGTGGGCGGGCCGGTGTTCGCCGTGCTGCTCACCAGGGCGCACCGCACGAAGCTGGTGCGCCGATGA
- the rpsR gene encoding 30S ribosomal protein S18 produces the protein MAGKSSGDRRKPRKGGKPTAPAKSIRVGVIDYKDVATLRKFISERGKIRARRITGVSVQEQRLIAKAIKNAREMALLPYAGAGR, from the coding sequence ATGGCTGGAAAGTCGAGCGGCGACCGCCGCAAGCCGCGGAAGGGTGGCAAGCCCACCGCTCCCGCGAAGTCGATCCGCGTGGGCGTCATTGATTACAAGGACGTCGCAACGCTTCGCAAGTTCATCTCGGAGCGTGGAAAGATCCGCGCCCGTCGTATCACCGGTGTCTCGGTGCAGGAGCAGCGTCTGATCGCCAAGGCGATCAAGAACGCGCGCGAAATGGCGCTCCTGCCTTACGCCGGCGCTGGCCGCTAA
- the rpsF gene encoding 30S ribosomal protein S6: protein MTHQYELMVILTPELDERQVAPNLDKFLKVITNDGGSIDKVDVWGKRRFAYEINKKNEGIYAVVNFTATSEATQELDRQLNLSELVFRTKVLRAEEAQAMVAAEAKRAAEKAARKPKVAKA, encoded by the coding sequence GTGACGCACCAGTACGAGCTCATGGTCATTCTGACCCCCGAGCTGGACGAGCGCCAGGTTGCCCCCAACCTCGACAAGTTCCTGAAGGTCATCACCAACGATGGTGGCTCGATTGACAAGGTCGATGTGTGGGGCAAGCGTCGTTTCGCCTACGAGATCAACAAGAAGAACGAGGGCATCTACGCCGTCGTCAACTTCACCGCGACGAGCGAGGCCACTCAGGAGCTGGACCGCCAGCTGAACCTGAGCGAGCTCGTGTTCCGCACCAAGGTTCTGCGTGCCGAAGAGGCACAGGCCATGGTCGCCGCCGAGGCGAAGCGCGCTGCCGAGAAGGCTGCCCGTAAGCCCAAGGTCGCGAAGGCCTAA
- a CDS encoding DUF3137 domain-containing protein: MPERTARAFDPRPLTDPVDPRAVRSFWRDIKAQHPRSTAQVVTLVAGAIIAVVVGVVLLGVLSTMTAIIGAGIAQGGFSPLVLVPLLFVAVAVAVGISAFVTSQRTRRNRYRIARFAAANGMTYVDRVSAPNLPGLIFPQGSARLSTALVRGFQPRFVEFANYQYTTGSGKDSTTHHWGYVAVKLDVPLPNIVLDAKGNNALGSNLPASFQRGQRLSLEGDFDRHFALYCPAGYEADALYLFTPDIMARFIDHAAQLDVEIVDDWLFLYMQRPASTVDPATWAWLFGTVGALLTKLDQWARWRDERLRQAGSDAVASSSTPADAPTAPALPFAPPAGMLAPPPGVAPEGRRLKRSTKSVVFVGIAVFGFIVFQNVIVPLLSR, encoded by the coding sequence GTGCCTGAGCGGACTGCGCGGGCCTTCGACCCACGGCCGCTCACCGACCCGGTCGATCCGCGCGCGGTGCGCTCATTCTGGCGGGACATCAAGGCGCAGCATCCGCGTTCCACGGCGCAGGTCGTGACGCTCGTGGCCGGAGCGATCATCGCCGTCGTGGTCGGCGTGGTGCTCCTCGGCGTCCTCTCGACCATGACGGCCATCATCGGCGCCGGCATCGCGCAAGGCGGCTTCAGCCCGCTCGTCCTCGTGCCGCTGCTGTTCGTGGCTGTGGCGGTCGCGGTCGGCATCTCCGCGTTCGTGACCTCGCAGCGCACCCGCCGGAACCGCTACCGCATCGCCCGCTTCGCGGCGGCCAACGGCATGACCTACGTCGATCGCGTTTCGGCTCCGAATCTGCCCGGCCTGATCTTCCCGCAGGGCTCGGCCCGGCTCTCGACGGCGCTCGTGCGCGGCTTTCAGCCACGGTTCGTCGAGTTCGCGAATTACCAGTACACGACCGGATCCGGCAAGGACTCGACCACGCACCACTGGGGCTACGTCGCGGTGAAGCTCGACGTGCCGCTGCCGAACATCGTGCTCGACGCGAAGGGCAATAACGCCCTCGGCAGCAATCTGCCCGCGAGCTTCCAGCGTGGCCAGCGGCTGTCCCTGGAGGGCGACTTCGACAGGCACTTCGCGCTCTACTGCCCCGCGGGCTATGAGGCCGACGCCCTGTACCTCTTCACCCCCGACATCATGGCGCGCTTCATCGACCACGCAGCCCAACTCGATGTCGAGATCGTCGACGACTGGCTGTTCCTCTACATGCAGCGCCCCGCGTCGACCGTCGACCCTGCGACGTGGGCGTGGCTGTTCGGCACGGTCGGCGCGCTGCTGACCAAGCTCGATCAGTGGGCGCGGTGGCGCGACGAGCGGCTGCGGCAGGCGGGATCGGATGCTGTGGCATCCTCCTCCACGCCCGCTGATGCACCCACTGCGCCGGCGCTGCCCTTCGCGCCCCCGGCGGGTATGCTCGCACCGCCCCCCGGCGTCGCGCCGGAGGGCCGTCGTCTGAAGCGCAGCACGAAGAGTGTCGTGTTCGTCGGCATCGCCGTCTTCGGCTTCATCGTCTTCCAGAACGTCATCGTCCCCCTCTTGAGCAGGTGA
- a CDS encoding RNA polymerase sigma factor, translated as MSNDNDIIRESLVSAERFSEIFERHIAALSTYVARRVGPEVSDDIISETFLIAFRKRRRFDQDRASALPWLMGIATRVLSQHRREQASHWRALQSAYAASDDVAIDDVDRSVTRLDASAEVERLYPRIAALSAADREVLFLHAWGDLTYEEIASALRMPIGTVRSKLSRIRTKLAAPSGGRHADPPPPKPAATHIRFVEQEIAHGHS; from the coding sequence GTGAGCAACGACAACGACATCATCCGTGAGTCGCTCGTCTCGGCGGAGAGATTCTCCGAGATCTTCGAGCGACACATCGCGGCGCTCTCCACCTACGTGGCGCGCCGCGTAGGCCCGGAGGTGAGTGACGACATCATCAGCGAGACCTTCCTGATCGCCTTCCGCAAACGAAGACGCTTCGACCAGGACAGAGCCTCGGCGCTGCCCTGGCTGATGGGCATAGCGACCAGGGTGCTGAGCCAACATCGACGAGAACAGGCCAGCCATTGGCGTGCTCTGCAGTCCGCGTACGCCGCGAGCGACGATGTCGCCATCGACGACGTCGACCGATCAGTGACCCGGCTCGACGCGAGCGCCGAGGTGGAGCGCCTCTATCCGCGGATCGCCGCCCTGTCGGCGGCCGACCGCGAGGTGCTGTTCCTGCATGCGTGGGGCGACCTCACCTACGAGGAGATCGCCTCCGCCCTCCGCATGCCGATCGGCACGGTGCGGTCCAAGCTCAGCCGGATCCGCACCAAACTCGCGGCTCCCTCTGGAGGACGGCACGCCGACCCACCCCCACCGAAACCCGCAGCCACACACATCCGCTTCGTCGAACAGGAGATCGCTCATGGACATTCTTGA
- a CDS encoding ABC transporter ATP-binding protein translates to MSASAGLDARRVALTRAGRLIVDGVDVSAPDGAVTALVGPNGAGKSTLLQLIAGILSPDGGDIHFDGANLHRMPRRERARRLALVEQEWGDVDGLTARELVDMGRMPHQKWLAAASTADEAIVDDAIVRAGAAELADRSAGTLSGGERQRVNLARALAQQPQLLLCDEPTNHLDVHAQLSTLALLRSLSRDGMTVIAALHDLNHAAQFADHVVVIAGGVVQVAGPPAAVLTPDWLRAVWRVEADVIAHNGHPLIVFEGPVADRDAGQSRTFGRSSLEPEEGSSADLLR, encoded by the coding sequence ATGAGTGCGAGCGCCGGATTGGATGCCCGTCGCGTCGCGCTCACCCGCGCCGGCCGTCTCATCGTCGACGGCGTCGACGTCTCAGCACCGGATGGAGCCGTCACCGCACTGGTCGGACCGAACGGCGCTGGCAAGAGCACGCTGCTGCAGTTGATCGCCGGCATCCTCTCCCCCGACGGCGGTGACATCCATTTCGACGGCGCGAACCTGCACCGGATGCCCCGACGCGAGCGCGCCCGCAGGCTCGCTCTCGTCGAGCAGGAATGGGGCGACGTCGACGGTCTCACGGCACGCGAGCTCGTCGACATGGGGCGCATGCCGCACCAGAAGTGGCTGGCGGCAGCATCCACCGCCGACGAGGCGATCGTCGACGACGCCATCGTGCGCGCTGGAGCCGCCGAGCTCGCGGACCGCTCGGCTGGGACCCTCTCGGGAGGCGAGCGCCAGCGCGTGAATCTCGCGCGCGCCCTCGCGCAGCAGCCCCAGCTGCTGCTGTGTGACGAGCCCACCAACCATCTCGACGTGCACGCCCAGCTGTCGACGCTCGCTCTGCTGCGCAGCCTGTCCCGTGACGGGATGACGGTGATCGCCGCGCTGCACGACCTCAATCACGCGGCGCAGTTCGCCGATCACGTCGTGGTGATCGCGGGCGGGGTAGTGCAGGTGGCAGGTCCCCCCGCCGCGGTGCTCACTCCCGACTGGCTGCGCGCGGTCTGGCGGGTCGAGGCCGACGTGATCGCGCACAACGGGCATCCGCTGATCGTCTTCGAAGGGCCGGTCGCAGATCGCGACGCCGGGCAATCTCGCACGTTCGGGAGGAGTTCTCTCGAACCGGAGGAGGGATCCTCGGCAGATCTCCTCCGATGA
- the rplI gene encoding 50S ribosomal protein L9: MAKLILTNEVAGLGSAGDVIEVKNGYARNYLIPQGFAVAWTRGGAKQVESIQAARKARAIHDLDEATALKNKLESTKVRLAVKAGGEGRLFGSVKTADVADAVAAADLGAIDKRKVHFAAPIKSVGEHEATVRLHDDVTAVITLQVVAAK; this comes from the coding sequence ATGGCAAAGCTGATTCTCACGAACGAGGTCGCCGGGCTCGGAAGCGCCGGAGACGTCATCGAGGTCAAGAACGGGTACGCCCGCAACTACCTCATCCCCCAGGGCTTCGCGGTCGCATGGACCCGCGGTGGCGCCAAGCAGGTCGAGTCGATTCAGGCCGCCCGCAAGGCTCGCGCGATCCACGACCTCGACGAGGCCACGGCGCTCAAGAACAAGCTCGAGAGCACCAAGGTCCGTCTGGCCGTCAAGGCCGGTGGCGAGGGTCGCCTGTTCGGTTCGGTGAAGACCGCCGACGTGGCTGACGCTGTCGCTGCTGCCGACCTCGGCGCGATCGACAAGCGCAAGGTGCACTTCGCCGCCCCGATCAAGTCGGTCGGCGAGCACGAGGCGACGGTTCGTCTGCACGACGACGTCACCGCCGTGATCACCCTCCAGGTGGTCGCTGCGAAGTAA
- a CDS encoding chaplin family protein, whose product MRTFAKHALWGVLIAGGITLLGASAANAAETNGDDSLLGGSQILAPVTAPLTVVGNAVSVLGTSVVESVSPAPAPAPAAPKAAPAAPAPTVQTNGSDGVGSGTQAVVTVNVPVTVKDNAVSVLGTSSVKSAPAPEKAPAAAKAAPAKAPAPTKAPAPLVQTSGIDGVLSGTQALLAVNVPVTVTGNAISILGHSTVKQPAAAPTAPTTGTPVTGAATDGTDSILGGTQIVAPITAPITVTGNAISILGHSTVKQPAAAPTAPTTGTPVTGAATDGTDSILGGTQIVAPITAPITVTGNAISILGHSTVKQPAAAPTAPTTGTPVTGAATDGTDSILGGTQIVAPITAPITVTGNAISILGTAAVTGGGVAGPAPTTTPITAITSGIGSLLGGTQVLLPITAPITIGGNAIAILGESTVTDPGTDPGTDPGTDPGADPGTDPGTDPGTDPGTDPGTDPGTDPGTDPGTVPTVNGGDAPHALVASANTGSLAITGGAPVAPALALLALSLLLIGGTLVRRARKV is encoded by the coding sequence ATGCGCACTTTCGCCAAGCATGCCCTGTGGGGTGTGCTCATCGCCGGCGGCATCACGCTGCTCGGCGCCTCAGCCGCAAACGCGGCAGAAACCAACGGAGACGACAGTCTTCTCGGAGGGTCGCAGATCCTCGCACCCGTGACGGCACCGCTCACCGTGGTGGGCAACGCGGTCTCGGTGCTCGGCACCAGCGTCGTCGAGTCCGTCTCGCCTGCGCCAGCACCTGCGCCTGCGGCGCCCAAGGCGGCACCGGCCGCACCTGCGCCGACGGTGCAGACCAACGGGTCCGATGGCGTCGGATCCGGCACTCAGGCGGTCGTGACCGTCAACGTGCCGGTGACGGTCAAGGACAACGCGGTGAGCGTGCTCGGCACGTCCAGCGTGAAGTCCGCGCCCGCCCCTGAGAAGGCACCGGCAGCTGCGAAGGCAGCGCCCGCGAAGGCCCCTGCACCCACGAAGGCACCGGCACCGCTGGTGCAGACATCGGGCATCGACGGGGTTCTGTCGGGCACGCAGGCGCTTCTCGCCGTCAACGTCCCCGTCACTGTGACCGGCAACGCGATCAGCATCCTCGGACACAGCACCGTCAAGCAGCCGGCAGCCGCCCCCACCGCACCCACGACCGGCACCCCGGTCACAGGCGCGGCAACCGACGGAACCGACAGCATCCTCGGCGGCACACAGATCGTCGCACCGATCACGGCACCCATCACCGTGACCGGCAACGCGATCAGCATCCTCGGACACAGCACCGTCAAGCAGCCGGCAGCCGCCCCCACCGCACCCACGACCGGCACCCCGGTCACAGGCGCGGCAACCGACGGAACCGACAGCATCCTCGGCGGCACACAGATCGTCGCACCGATCACCGCACCCATCACGGTGACCGGCAACGCGATCAGCATCCTCGGACACAGCACCGTCAAGCAGCCGGCAGCCGCCCCCACCGCACCCACGACCGGCACCCCGGTCACAGGCGCGGCAACCGACGGAACCGACAGCATCCTCGGCGGCACACAGATCGTCGCACCGATCACCGCACCCATCACGGTCACCGGCAACGCGATCAGCATCCTCGGCACGGCGGCGGTCACGGGTGGTGGCGTCGCGGGCCCTGCGCCCACTACGACGCCCATAACGGCGATCACGAGCGGGATCGGCTCGCTGCTCGGCGGCACGCAGGTGCTGCTGCCCATCACCGCCCCCATCACGATCGGCGGCAACGCCATCGCGATCCTCGGTGAGAGCACCGTGACGGACCCCGGCACCGACCCGGGCACCGACCCCGGCACCGACCCGGGCGCGGACCCCGGCACGGACCCGGGCACGGACCCTGGGACCGATCCTGGGACCGACCCCGGCACCGACCCGGGTACTGACCCGGGCACCGACCCCGGCACGGTTCCGACCGTGAACGGCGGGGACGCGCCTCACGCGCTGGTCGCTTCGGCGAACACCGGCAGCCTCGCCATCACCGGCGGCGCCCCGGTGGCTCCGGCACTTGCGCTGCTGGCGCTGTCGCTGCTGCTGATCGGAGGAACGCTGGTGCGGCGCGCACGCAAGGTGTGA
- a CDS encoding single-stranded DNA-binding protein, protein MAGETVITVVGNLTADPELRYTQNGLPVANFTIASTPRTFDRQANEWKDGEALFLRASVWREFAEHVAGSLTKGMRVIAQGRLRQRSYQDREGNNRTAIELEVDEIGPSLRYATAQVTRAASSGGGQSRPQQAQQQVSDEPWSTPGSSSADAWSTPGSFGDDTPF, encoded by the coding sequence ATGGCCGGCGAAACCGTCATCACCGTGGTGGGCAACCTCACCGCAGATCCCGAGCTGCGCTACACGCAGAACGGCCTGCCGGTGGCGAACTTCACCATCGCTTCGACGCCCCGTACGTTCGACCGCCAGGCCAACGAGTGGAAGGACGGCGAAGCGCTGTTCCTCCGCGCGTCGGTGTGGCGCGAGTTCGCCGAGCACGTGGCGGGATCACTGACGAAGGGCATGCGCGTCATCGCGCAGGGTCGTCTGCGTCAGCGCTCCTACCAGGACCGCGAAGGCAACAACCGCACGGCCATCGAGCTCGAGGTTGACGAGATCGGTCCGTCGCTGCGATACGCGACGGCACAGGTCACGCGGGCCGCATCCTCAGGCGGTGGACAGTCCCGTCCGCAGCAAGCGCAGCAGCAGGTCTCGGACGAGCCGTGGTCGACCCCCGGCTCCTCGAGTGCTGACGCCTGGAGCACTCCGGGCAGCTTCGGCGACGACACCCCGTTCTAA
- a CDS encoding alpha/beta fold hydrolase, whose amino-acid sequence MSIATSADGTPIEFFAIGDGRTVVIVNGALSKAVDAEPLAAALSDAGFRAITWDRRARGGSGDRAGSVPEDEVADLAAVIDAVGGVDAVLGHSSGAVLALYAATRGVPTGELFLSEPPIDFAGTGFTPDLVDRLQALVDAGQPAEAVAAFQLDAVGLPQEMVEAGRTNGMLDALAPLGQSTVYDARLTLRLREPSAEALAVDQPVTVLRGEQTFPFLIGAADRLASEIDRAQLVIVPESVMHRADPVATARVIAARI is encoded by the coding sequence ATGAGCATCGCGACCTCGGCTGACGGCACACCGATCGAGTTCTTCGCGATTGGCGACGGCCGCACCGTCGTCATCGTGAACGGAGCACTGTCGAAGGCGGTGGACGCCGAGCCGCTCGCGGCGGCGCTGTCGGATGCTGGATTCCGCGCGATCACGTGGGATCGACGGGCCCGCGGCGGCAGCGGTGATCGAGCCGGATCCGTCCCGGAGGACGAGGTCGCCGACCTTGCGGCGGTGATCGATGCGGTCGGCGGGGTGGACGCCGTTCTCGGACATTCGTCCGGCGCCGTACTCGCCCTCTATGCGGCTACTCGCGGGGTGCCGACGGGGGAGCTGTTCCTCTCCGAGCCGCCGATCGATTTCGCCGGCACGGGTTTCACCCCCGATCTGGTCGATCGACTGCAGGCGCTGGTCGACGCCGGCCAGCCTGCCGAGGCGGTGGCGGCCTTCCAGCTCGACGCGGTGGGACTGCCGCAGGAGATGGTGGAGGCGGGGCGGACGAACGGGATGCTGGATGCCCTCGCCCCGCTCGGCCAGTCCACGGTGTACGACGCACGGCTGACGCTGCGTCTGCGGGAGCCGTCGGCTGAGGCTCTCGCCGTGGATCAGCCGGTGACCGTGCTGCGGGGCGAGCAGACATTCCCGTTCCTGATCGGGGCCGCCGACCGACTGGCATCCGAGATCGACCGGGCGCAGCTCGTGATCGTCCCGGAGTCGGTCATGCATCGCGCCGACCCGGTCGCGACAGCACGGGTGATCGCGGCGCGGATCTGA
- a CDS encoding putative F420-0 ABC transporter substrate-binding protein, with protein sequence MPRLTHRVALVAPALLAVAVLAGCAGAEATPPASDAPAEALTIDNCGTEITVDSPPQRILTIKSTTLELLLALGVEDRIIGSAYSDGPVPEKYADAAADIPVVSDKLPSQEAALAAEPDFIFGGWESNFSIDGVGERDTLQSLGISTYVAPSACKAPEYMPDPLTFDTVFDEFTQAGEIFGAEDAATKLVTEQRAQLDALKPDSRDLTAVWYSSGRDEPYVGAGIGAPAMLMDAAGLQNAFADEHDTWISASWEKVAEVNPDVLVLIGSPGNTVEDKIALLTSNPVTSTMDAVVNRHFVTLDFAAAEAGVRNVDSVAALIDQLGGL encoded by the coding sequence ATGCCCCGCCTCACCCACCGCGTCGCTCTTGTCGCTCCTGCTCTTCTCGCCGTCGCCGTACTGGCCGGCTGCGCCGGCGCAGAAGCCACGCCACCGGCATCCGACGCGCCAGCCGAAGCCCTGACGATCGACAACTGCGGCACCGAGATCACCGTCGACTCTCCCCCGCAGCGCATCCTCACGATCAAATCGACGACGCTCGAGCTGCTGCTCGCGCTGGGCGTCGAGGATCGCATCATCGGCAGCGCCTACAGCGACGGTCCGGTGCCCGAGAAGTACGCCGACGCAGCGGCCGACATCCCGGTGGTCTCAGACAAGCTGCCCTCGCAGGAGGCGGCCCTCGCGGCCGAGCCCGACTTCATCTTCGGCGGCTGGGAATCGAACTTCTCGATCGACGGTGTCGGCGAGCGCGACACGCTGCAGAGCCTCGGCATCAGCACGTATGTCGCACCGTCGGCGTGCAAGGCGCCCGAGTACATGCCCGACCCGCTCACCTTCGACACCGTCTTCGACGAGTTCACCCAGGCCGGTGAGATCTTTGGCGCCGAAGACGCAGCCACGAAGCTCGTCACCGAGCAGCGCGCGCAGCTGGATGCCCTGAAGCCGGATTCCCGCGACCTGACCGCCGTCTGGTACTCGTCGGGGCGCGACGAGCCGTACGTCGGTGCCGGCATCGGCGCCCCGGCCATGCTGATGGACGCGGCGGGCCTGCAGAACGCTTTCGCGGATGAGCACGACACCTGGATCTCCGCCTCGTGGGAGAAGGTCGCCGAGGTCAACCCCGACGTGCTGGTGCTGATCGGCTCGCCTGGCAACACCGTGGAAGACAAGATAGCCCTGCTGACCTCGAACCCGGTGACTTCCACGATGGATGCCGTCGTGAACCGGCACTTCGTCACCCTCGACTTCGCCGCGGCCGAAGCGGGGGTGCGCAACGTCGACAGCGTGGCCGCACTGATCGATCAGCTCGGAGGGCTATGA
- a CDS encoding DUF6767 domain-containing protein: MTEGRKRRFPQPMCPVRAGDPCSLCIPGTSGPQDCPLVQLVMDDPELRERANELRQAARKRQQGR; encoded by the coding sequence GTGACGGAAGGCAGGAAGCGGCGGTTCCCTCAGCCGATGTGCCCTGTGCGCGCCGGGGATCCCTGTTCGCTGTGCATTCCTGGCACGAGCGGCCCGCAGGACTGTCCGCTGGTGCAGCTGGTGATGGATGATCCCGAGCTGCGCGAGCGTGCGAACGAGCTGCGGCAGGCGGCGCGCAAGCGGCAGCAGGGTCGATGA
- the dnaB gene encoding replicative DNA helicase — MSIADISDERLGGSRPPERTPPHDLLAEQSALGGMLLSKDAVADVIESLKGADFYVPKHELIFEAILSLYSHGEPTDVVAVTDELIKTGELGRAGGADYLHTLTSIVPTAANAGYYASIVQERAILRRLVDAGTRIVQLGYAGEGDATDIVNNAQAEIYSVTGTETAEDYVPLTVAVDAAVEEIEAANGRDGSMTGIPTGFRELDELTNGLHGGQMIVVAARPAMGKSTLALDFARAASIGHNFPSIFFSLEMGKSEIAMRLLSAEGGIPLQNMRKGTLDPRDWTTVAATRGRINDAPLYIDDSPNMTLVEIRAKCRRLKQREGLKMVIIDYLQLMTSGKRVESRQQEVSEFSRSLKLIAKELQVPVIALSQLNRGPEQRQDKKPAISDLRESGSIEQDADMVILLHRDSVYDKDVRPGEADLIVAKHRNGPTATLQVAFQGHYSRFKDMAPGDFGGGGPGGGGDFN; from the coding sequence GTGTCGATCGCAGATATCTCGGACGAGCGTCTGGGTGGTTCGCGACCCCCTGAGCGGACACCTCCGCATGACCTGCTTGCAGAGCAGAGTGCTCTCGGTGGAATGCTGCTGTCGAAGGACGCTGTCGCCGATGTGATCGAGAGCCTCAAGGGCGCCGATTTCTACGTGCCGAAGCACGAGCTCATCTTCGAGGCGATCCTGTCGCTCTATTCGCACGGCGAGCCGACCGACGTCGTCGCCGTCACCGATGAGCTCATCAAGACCGGCGAGCTCGGCAGGGCCGGCGGTGCCGACTACCTGCACACGCTCACCTCGATCGTGCCGACGGCCGCCAACGCCGGGTACTACGCCAGCATCGTCCAGGAGCGTGCGATCCTGCGACGCCTGGTCGACGCGGGCACGCGCATCGTGCAGCTCGGCTACGCCGGCGAGGGCGACGCGACCGACATCGTCAACAACGCCCAGGCAGAGATCTACTCGGTGACCGGAACCGAGACCGCCGAGGACTACGTGCCGTTGACCGTGGCCGTGGATGCCGCGGTGGAAGAGATCGAGGCGGCCAACGGCCGCGATGGCTCGATGACGGGCATCCCCACCGGCTTCCGCGAACTCGACGAGCTGACCAACGGTCTGCACGGCGGTCAGATGATCGTCGTCGCCGCGAGGCCGGCCATGGGCAAATCGACGCTGGCACTGGATTTTGCGAGGGCAGCCTCGATCGGCCACAACTTCCCGTCCATCTTCTTCTCACTCGAGATGGGCAAGAGCGAGATCGCGATGCGTCTGCTCAGCGCCGAGGGCGGCATCCCGCTGCAGAACATGCGTAAGGGCACGCTCGACCCGCGCGACTGGACCACCGTCGCCGCGACGCGCGGGCGCATCAACGACGCCCCGCTCTACATTGACGACAGCCCGAACATGACGCTCGTCGAGATCCGCGCGAAGTGCCGCCGACTCAAGCAGCGCGAGGGTCTGAAGATGGTCATCATCGACTATCTGCAGCTGATGACCTCGGGCAAGCGCGTCGAGTCGCGCCAGCAGGAGGTGTCGGAGTTCTCCCGAAGCCTCAAGCTCATCGCCAAGGAACTGCAGGTGCCGGTGATCGCGCTCAGCCAGCTGAACCGTGGCCCCGAGCAGCGCCAGGACAAGAAGCCTGCGATCAGCGACCTGCGTGAGTCCGGCTCGATCGAGCAGGACGCCGACATGGTGATCCTGCTGCACCGCGATTCGGTCTATGACAAGGATGTGCGCCCCGGCGAGGCCGACCTCATCGTGGCCAAGCACCGTAACGGTCCGACCGCGACGCTCCAGGTGGCGTTCCAGGGGCATTACTCGCGCTTCAAGGACATGGCGCCAGGGGACTTCGGCGGTGGTGGCCCCGGCGGGGGCGGCGACTTCAACTGA